DNA sequence from the Pedobacter sp. W3I1 genome:
ATATATTTTTTAAACTGGTAGTTTGAAGTCGCTCCCGCATCTTTTGTAAAGCTACGTTCAGCACCAAAGAACATAAATTTATCACCAGGCTTTAAAATAGTGGCTTCACGGCGCTGATCGCTGGTTTCATAAGAATCGTAAAGTTCTTTAGTTGGCAGATAATAACCCCAACCATTGTAAATACCCCAGGCTTTATTGGTTAACATTACGCCCGGGAGCTTACTGCCCCAGCCTGTTCCGCCACCGCTTGGCGTACACACCACCGACCAGATATATTCCTTTGACCAGTTGTTAGCTGCTTTGAATACATCTGCAAAACCTGTGTTCACTAAATCGTGCTGACCTGAAGTGATGACCATATCAGCATATTTAGCGGCATTGGCATAATCTTTTTTGTACAGGTACACTTTAGACAGGTAAGCCCATGCAGCAGTTTTGTGCGCTTTGCCATAATCGGCAGGTTTCATTGCCGAAAATAAGGGAAGGTTATCGGCAGCTTTTAATAAAAGTGAAATGATATAATCATAGTTTTCATTCACATTTTTTGCACGGGCAATGGGCTGGGAAGGATCACTCTCTGGTGTTACAATCGGCACTCCAGCTTTATCGTTACCGTAATTGGCGGCCAACTGGAAGTAAACCAATCCGGCGTTAAAATAAGCGTCGCCAATAATCTGCTTTTTCAGGGCTTCATCCATTGGGATGGCGGGCACATTGATAATGATATCGTTGGCGCGTTTGATGATGGCATAACGCATGCTCCATTGGGTTTCGGTATAACCTCCGCCAACATAGGTACGGTTAAAGTTTTTGATATTATCAGCCTCTGGTTTGTTACGTCCGGTAACCATATCATCGCTGGCATTGATAAACCAGAACATCCCACGACCGTAAAAGTCTTCTGCATTATAATTTTCATACATCCCAGCTTCTGCTTTTATGGCATCTTCTTTCGTTTTCCAGAAATTTTGTGCCGATGGAGATCCTTCTGGTGCAATATCAAGCTCTTTTGTACAGGAAGAGAAAAAAGCAAGTGCGGCAAATGCCATATATTTTAAATTTGTTTTCATTGTTGTTTTGTGATTAGAGATTAACACTTAAACCAAGGATAAAGCTTCGTGCCTGAGGATAACGACCAACATCCAATCCGTTGTTATCCATTCCGATTTCCGGATCGAAGCCTGAATAATCAGTAATGGTAAAGAGATTGTTTGCCGTAGCATAAATTCTTACCACTCCGGT
Encoded proteins:
- a CDS encoding RagB/SusD family nutrient uptake outer membrane protein, whose protein sequence is MKTNLKYMAFAALAFFSSCTKELDIAPEGSPSAQNFWKTKEDAIKAEAGMYENYNAEDFYGRGMFWFINASDDMVTGRNKPEADNIKNFNRTYVGGGYTETQWSMRYAIIKRANDIIINVPAIPMDEALKKQIIGDAYFNAGLVYFQLAANYGNDKAGVPIVTPESDPSQPIARAKNVNENYDYIISLLLKAADNLPLFSAMKPADYGKAHKTAAWAYLSKVYLYKKDYANAAKYADMVITSGQHDLVNTGFADVFKAANNWSKEYIWSVVCTPSGGGTGWGSKLPGVMLTNKAWGIYNGWGYYLPTKELYDSYETSDQRREATILKPGDKFMFFGAERSFTKDAGATSNYQFKKYMEPFSYANPIPTHVNPNGDNGTTDLNVPLMRYAEVLLIKAEAAISLSGAGAGDSELNKIRLRAGLAAKTGMTIDDLKRERRNELAGEWADRHRDLVRWGDAQAAYAKPLHDFDGSVIWPARTFNPQVHNVWAVPQREIDNSAGVIKQNEGW